One stretch of Halobacillus litoralis DNA includes these proteins:
- the hemY gene encoding protoporphyrinogen oxidase, protein MEGKKRVVVVGGGISGLTSAYYLQKEAQEQGYPLDVQLLESSDHLGGKIDTVQKDGFTIERGPDSFLARKESAGRLAREVGLGEELVPNGTGQSYILVNGKLHKMPSGSFMGIPTRIRPFLFSGLFSPVGKARAALDLVKSKKTVEGDQSLGLFFRRRLGNEVVENLIEPLLSGIYAGDIDRLSLQSTFPNFYDLEQKYGSLIKGLRQTYPMKNPKKGEKKPSMFRTLRNGLGSLVDAIEEKLEPGTVQKSVKVDHIEKKANGYHLLLSDGTVREAEAVILAAPHYAVQRMLSQYDFLEPFKETNATSVANVAMAFDASAIKKDIDGTGFVVSRNSDFRITACTWTHKKWPHSTPEGKVLLRCYVGKPSDHEVVGKTDEEIEAIVLNDLNKTMNITAKPEFSIVTRWYDAMPQYTVGHKQRVSEITEQMEKDLPGVYLAGGSYRGIGLPDCIDQGETAVQNVINFLYH, encoded by the coding sequence ATGGAAGGGAAAAAGCGTGTCGTCGTCGTAGGCGGAGGAATCTCAGGGTTAACCTCTGCGTACTACTTACAAAAAGAAGCACAGGAGCAAGGCTATCCACTGGATGTTCAATTATTGGAATCCAGCGATCACCTGGGTGGGAAAATCGATACGGTACAAAAAGATGGCTTCACAATCGAGCGTGGCCCGGACTCTTTTCTCGCCCGTAAAGAAAGTGCCGGGCGTCTTGCGAGAGAAGTAGGTCTCGGGGAGGAACTTGTGCCAAACGGTACAGGTCAGTCCTACATTTTGGTGAATGGCAAACTTCATAAAATGCCAAGCGGCTCTTTTATGGGAATCCCGACGAGGATCCGCCCATTCCTTTTTTCTGGGTTATTCAGTCCAGTAGGAAAGGCAAGAGCTGCTTTAGATTTGGTCAAGTCGAAAAAAACGGTCGAAGGAGATCAGTCCCTCGGCTTGTTTTTCCGAAGAAGACTGGGTAATGAGGTCGTTGAAAACCTAATAGAACCGCTCTTGTCCGGCATTTATGCAGGAGATATTGATCGTTTGAGTTTGCAATCCACGTTTCCGAACTTTTATGACCTCGAACAGAAATACGGCAGTCTTATTAAAGGGTTGCGTCAGACGTATCCGATGAAGAATCCGAAAAAAGGTGAAAAGAAACCGAGCATGTTCCGTACTTTAAGAAACGGCCTCGGCTCTCTTGTGGATGCAATCGAAGAAAAATTGGAGCCTGGAACTGTCCAAAAAAGCGTAAAGGTGGATCATATCGAAAAGAAAGCCAATGGTTATCATCTTTTATTAAGTGATGGAACGGTAAGAGAAGCAGAGGCAGTTATATTAGCCGCTCCCCATTATGCCGTGCAGCGCATGCTGTCTCAGTATGATTTCTTAGAACCGTTTAAAGAAACCAATGCTACATCTGTAGCAAACGTCGCCATGGCCTTCGATGCCTCAGCTATTAAAAAGGATATTGACGGGACCGGTTTTGTGGTCTCAAGAAACAGTGACTTCCGCATTACCGCTTGTACATGGACCCATAAAAAGTGGCCTCATTCGACACCTGAAGGGAAAGTTCTCTTGAGATGCTATGTTGGGAAACCTTCCGACCATGAAGTGGTAGGTAAAACGGACGAAGAGATTGAAGCGATCGTCTTGAATGATCTAAACAAAACGATGAATATTACGGCTAAACCTGAATTCTCTATTGTCACCCGGTGGTATGACGCGATGCCTCAATATACGGTGGGTCATAAACAGAGGGTAAGTGAGATTACGGAACAAATGGAGAAGGACCTTCCAGGCGTTTACCTTGCAGGTGGCTCTTACCGAGGGATCGGTCTGCCTGATT